Proteins encoded within one genomic window of Esox lucius isolate fEsoLuc1 chromosome 12, fEsoLuc1.pri, whole genome shotgun sequence:
- the rps21 gene encoding 40S ribosomal protein S21 has translation MQNDAGEFVDLYVPRKCSASNRIIGAKDHASIQINIAEVDKVTGRFNGQFKTYAICGAIRRMGESDDSLLRLAKDDSIVSKNF, from the exons ATGCAGAACGACGCCGGTGAATTCGTGGACCTGTACGTCCCACGTAAATG CTCTGCAAGCAACAGGATCATTGGAGCCAAGGATCATGCCTCCATTCAGATCAACATTGCTGAG GTTGACAAGGTAACTGGGCGCTTCAACGGCCAGTTCAAGACCTACGCCATCTGTGGTGCCATCCGTAGAATG GGCGAGTCGGACGATTCCCTCCTGAGGCTGGCCAAGGACGACAGCATTGTCTCAAA GAACTTCTAG